The following is a genomic window from Rutidosis leptorrhynchoides isolate AG116_Rl617_1_P2 chromosome 8, CSIRO_AGI_Rlap_v1, whole genome shotgun sequence.
tctgtgatcttatgtgagcACTGTTAGTTGgataccaaccgaggcggcaaggttgggaacccactgaGGTGGCAAGGTAGGCTTtatgtgaggtcgaccgtggtagcctggtcgggtcatgatgttactgattgttcagtatagcatagaaggacgcatgtgttacgtctggacggttatgcagtggattcaataaaacggactatcggtagactgtagcctgatcagctaagtcgtgtcctcgtacaagccgccgatcatcatattgtcagttgttgttatatgctagttcaggacgttagcatatttgtgacccttgcatgttcagttgcttatgcttgatctgttagatagtatccgttcacttagcagttgtgctaacccccacatttccacccattgcaggtttaggtactgctgtttaggacgggtgttgcggacgggttagaagacatgtttgactatgagcttaactctgatgttttctcttTCTGTAATGTTTTTGTGTAATACCGTCGTTTTGGAATGTTATAATGAATgttaactaagttgatttgttaactatggagaggtgtgagatgtagacaatccttcccctatccgagaatagaaacaagtcatttctccaccatagtcagacactctcaaaagtagagaacgtCATCCCTATCTCTATTCGAcgaataaagagattgctttcaagtggacctccggccaataagtaggaaattgcTTTTAAAAATAGTATAATAAAATTGAGaataaaatcaaaaataaaattgagacgccatgaaaatgatagaatcaaatttccataggttttaaatcctgcctggaattcaatttaggATCTAAACGGtagtcaagacgccaataaatcaACGCTTGCAGTCAAGacgccaatatatatatatatatatatatacacacacacacacacacacacatatatatatatatatatatatatatatatatatatatatatatatatatatatatatatatatatatatatatgtatatatatatatatatgtatatatatatatgtgtatatatatatatgtgtatatatatatatttgtatatatatatgtatatatatatgtgtgtgtgtgtgtgtttgtgtgtgtgtaaaaAATCGTGTTTGGTGTGTgtgtttgcctttaaaaaaaaaactaaacaaaATAAAAAAACGATTTGGAGAATGTCGAACATCACCGCAACAAGCAAATATGAAGTTAATGAACCACCGAAAACCGATCAAAAAGCCGCTGAAAATACAGACGGAAAAAAGAAACCGACCACCTTTAAAGTACACCCACGACCGTTGCCCTTAAGCAAGAGAACGTCGCAAATAAAGCAAAGCCAGCGAATTAAATCTGAAAGAAACCAACACCAAATCCTGCCAACACCCACAACCTTAACACCGATCAACACATCCCTCGCGAGCCGACACATAAAAGGAACCCCACTGCAAAACAATCCATCGAATCGTCATAGCTGGGGTCAGATCTCCAACAGGGAAATCGTCACATTGATCAGCCGGGACGACCCAACAAAAAAAGAAGAAGACAAAACCATGACAACGAGCACAATACACCCATAACCAAAACTGCAAGCAACCTCCGCCAGCCTGCCAAAAAGAACCGAGTAAACACCACCaagtgtgtgatgacccggaaatttctgaccaaatttaaactttatctttaaatgatttaatgttttcgacacgataagcaaagtttgtaatgttgagtctcaaagttttggaactgtattcatgtaatcaattattctttgactgttctcgaagattcacgaacaatatatataacttaatgtatatatatatatatatatatatatatatatatatatatatatatatatatataaatatatatatatatgatttcaagttatttagtaaacgatattaacattcgattattgattcgattaatatttagataagttaactaaaacgtttaagatgaaccagtaaaacactaatttgctacagtattttcgaattgctacagtacccgaaaagctacagtgtttttgaaaatcactatttgctacagtaaaaaatgaaaatgtatatattatatacatatatattaacaaatagcgagacgataatttatagaagtaaatgactaaaacactcgaaagtttaagatatactttgagtggtatagtttagggataatttaaggctatattttgacaaaggtacgtgacacgaaacgtaaaatgcaagttttctaagtgtacgaaaggacattcaaaaaatcggaaccgggacataagtcaagtgacaacgtacgacttatcggaacaaaaattataagtcaactatgcacgtgaatttaatataatatataattaattatataaattaaatatattatatatataataaattaatatgtcgacgaactagattaccaatcagatgtgagctggaatcctaggccatgcgatcgcatggccataacacacagaaaccatgcgatcgcatggagtctgaaatctggccacactataaagctcgagcattctggtctctgttttacacacacatatatcataatccgtatttatattattattattattattattgttattattattattattattattattattattattattattattattattattaaattattattattattattattattattattattattattattattattattattattaagattaatattattattattattaatcttattattattaatattattaattaatattatacataaaatactacgacgaggttatgagcgcgtcactttcaaaatgggtttcgagcgggatagagctaaggaaattatgagttataattatggaggttatgggtattattcgcaagtcaaacctagtgtttattatctccgttacgtctacatactttcctataatattgaatctcaatatttatacgtaagcactcatattttatcttttatatattaattgtgtatccatgtctagtgctcgagtatatatatttatacatgcgtgtatgctaaatttcgtcgttaaacagttatgatgaatcacgaagtaaatacatatattactgataaaaggtatatgatatgcatgtttttggaaagctgccgaaaaatcaataacttttcatttagatatcgaatagtttcgatgaatggattaaaagatatgatcaactgaattatgattgacgttaattgaaattgcttttgaatctgcaattaagatttaaacaacttgtttacaagattgataaaatagatttttaaatattaccagccgagtaaatgaaatcttatataaggcacgtctcgttttgttaaactattgtcaaaattgactttttgaaacaactttggataacttttgtatgtcgatctcgagcattagaattgtgatacactatgacctgacctagcttgatagacatttattgaccaacatatgttctctaggttgagatctacggttatttggtaatccgagtttcggtcacattttggtgaacgactttatatgctgctgaggtgagtttcatatgatccctttttaattgcttttgcaatctatatttttgggctgagaatacatgcactttattttaaaacgcaatggacacaagtacatacttaattctacactgagtttgaaccgaaaatcccttagctttggtaactagtaactgccggttataagaactggtgggcgcgagtagttgtatatagatccatagggcttgacttcctcgtctgttccaggtatagaaactctagcctgaactataaaacagacgtatgctatttgagtttagtacacgttggtttgcgtatattttacatgttggttgcatgtatgttaaaacaggggtacttattataacgttaaagcttagttaccagggtgctcaatcttgtagaatattttgataaacgtttctggatgaaacaacctaaatcttgtgatccacctttatgtacagattatggaaaacattaaaactatgaactcaccaacctttgtgttgacacttgttagcatgtttattctcaggttccctagaagtctttcgctgtttgcttatatgttagacaaactatgtgcatggagtcttacatgacatatttttcaaggaaacgttgcattcaccaaatcatcaccatgtatcttattttgactgcattgtcaacggaagtactaatgtaaactattatattacggtgattgtctatatgtagaaatcatcagatgtcgaaaatctttgatttaaatattcatttatggtgtgccttttcaaaagaatgcaatatttacaaaacgtatcatatagaggtcaaatacctcgcaatgaaatcgatgaatgacgtgttcgtccatatggatttggagcgatcgtcatataAAGTGGGTGGTGGCCGGCAAACGAAGTCCCTCCGACGGTTTTGGACAACAGAAGCACGCCCTCAACCAGAGACAAAAGGTGGTCACCATCAACATGGTGGTAACGACACCTTAGCCATCGGCTGAAAAGAACTCCGACTTACTTTGAAGACGAGAAATGAAGCACGAAAACATGCTAGGTCAGAAGCCAAAATAAGAAGCATTCTGGCCAAAGCAGGAAGTATTCCGGCAGGACAACGTAAACAATATGTGAACAAAGAAAAATCCTGACAAAACAATAGGCTTTTTGGTGAATCAAAAATCAACCACCCCGACAAGACCACCAGAATAACCCAATTAGTAGAATAAAAAGTACACGAAACACAGGAAAAACCTGGACCACCGGCGATAGGCGTGACCGGAGAAACAAAGACGACGACAAACTGATAAACAAAAAGATAGAGAACAGGAATGAGGAAACTTAAACCTAACTCTACTGAGAAGAAAGAGATCGAAAGGGGCTGATGAGGAGAGCCGGACCACCGCAAGGGCCGATGGATAGAGGTTCCGAGAGTTGCGGCGTCTTCATGAGAATAAGGGTTTGGGAAAGAAAGTGGGCTTTTCTGTAGTGTTAGAGAAACAAAGTGCAATCATGTAACTATGTAAGTAACACATAACTACAAAGATTATAGTCATTCGTTAAGTTGGTTTGTATTTGTTGAGTAAGAGctctttgtatttatttatttctttatttatttatgacTATAATACAATTTTTGCCTTAACTAAGAGTAAATAAGGTAAAATTTGACTTTTATTTGTACTTTAAATCACACAACATATTACACATTTAATATCACGTTAAATTAGAACTCACAAGTCACAACATATTAAACCGACTCTTAGATCACAGATTCACAGTTGATTATTTTATCTagtaaaaaaacaaaaataagaaaacgCAATTAACTTCATAATGATTGATTTCTTGACTCGTAAAAAGTACTGTAAAATTTAATCAGTCGTAAAACAAGTGGCAAGGTAAAAGAAGAAAACCTGCAAGAACTCCAACTGTTTGTTCATCACGAACTCCATGTAGCTTGGAAGACTAAATTTGCGTCGTCTAATCGGTAACGTGAAGTAATTCACAACAAAATCATTTGTACCCGCACTCACGATATAAAGAGCATTGTTGACGATTTCCATCGTTCTCCTCAACCCGATCTCTTCAATTACTCTAGTTTTGTACTCTTTAAAAAGTTCTAGTTGTCGTGGCAATGGAATTACGTTCTGTGTAACAAATAATTCAAATGCACAATAAATCTAAGACTGCTGTTAACGTGCATAATTGAATTGTAGTTAATTATGACTTTATAGTGGCCCTTATTCAAATATACAATTTATTCAtgtacattaattaattaattatagttcTAAAGATTGCCGTTTGAAAAATCTTTTGAATAATAACGATTAAAGAGAAAGATAGAGACACTTATGGTTGGTGTAAGAGGGTCAAATCCTGATCCAGCAGAGGCAAAACTAACTCCGGTCATCAAGTCATGAACAGTAAGTGTAGGGTCCAAATAAGGAGGTACATTATCCTTTACACCAAGATACCTTGCTACAaaagatcaaaaaaaaaaaaaaaaaaaaaaaaaaaaaaaaaaaacaaatgtcaAAAATGGCATAGAACATTGTTATTTTTTCGTTTTGATGTTTATCACCCAACAACATTGATAAATGCCAGAAAATAATGTTTGCATATAAGCAAATGAGTTTGATATTTATTTTGATTAAAAACgaaaaacttttatagaacttaagccTTTCAAGCTTATAATAATATGTTCAATATCAGAACTAAGTACATTTTAATTCGCGTTTATTTGAAAATTAAACCATGACTTACCAATTAAATCACAAGCTAGCAACCCATTGGTAAACCTTCCGGTTGGTTTTTCGGTTGGGTAATCTCTCCCATAAGGCTTAAAATTGCCTTTAAAAGGAGTTAGAATGTAGTTATTGTTTCCAGGATCAGAAGTGGAGTCACCAAAAATAAAAATAGCAGGAACTTTAGGATGTTTTTGGTTCTTTTTGACATGATGATGAGTATGAGGTATAGCATTGGATATGAACACGATGAATAGAAGATGAAGCaagaaaattgtaagttttaaagaaGTAAGTATCATtttgaaaagaaaataaaaagattCAGAGGAGAGTAGATATGACTACTACAAGAAACTAAGAAGAATGATAGAAAATATGGTTAACTTGGCATGCGGGCATTCTTAAAATAGCCATCCAAGTGTGGTTGGTTTgactctctaatttcaaattttaCCCTCTAGCTAGTACTACTACCTTTTTtcatttttgtattatttttttatatatgtgtAATCAATTATTAATTTAATTGGTTTATTATAATGGCTAGCAAATAAAACATATACATGCATAGTAATGTGTAAAACATTGTTATGTTTTTTTGTTGCATTTTTCTCTATGCATTAGGATGCTCTAAAGCATCGCAAAATAGTTACACGGGCGCTAGATTGAGTCCTAATATCCTTATAAAATGTCTTGTTATATTTAGAATTCTCAGAGGAGAAGTTGAAAACAATCACGATAAGCCCTTAAAAGTAGCGTAATATACATGCCTTCTTCGAGCTGAGCATAGGCGTTTTCGAATATGGGCAAGAAGGACAATCGTCCAGGGCCTATAAATTTATGAGGGCCCAaaattttgtattatatatatatatatatatatatatatatatatatatatatatatatatatatatatatatatatatatatatatatatatatatatatataaagagatggTCAACGATTTCCACTACTACATTTCGGCTCATTTAGTGCCCCTCATTTAGACGTGTACATCACCTAACATGCCTAATTAAATcaaaggaacacgtctaattaatttTTTATAAAAAGAAAACCGGAACACGTCTAAAAAATAGtaggaacacgtctaattagaaacttgcaacacgtctaaataagtatAACACCTCTAACTGGTAACACgtctaattgacaacacgtctaattaGTTTTACATACCAGGAACACGTCTAAATGACAACATGTCTAATAAGTTTTCAAGAACACTAGTTAATTTACAAGACACGTCCAATTAGTTAGATGAACACGTCTAATTGAAACACGCCTAAATAAGTCACCAGCCACACGTCTAATTAACCAAACACGTCTAATATGTTACTAGGAAGTCTCTTCTCTTCTTCTGTACCTGTGATTATTGCTAAAACTAAGGTTTTTGATTCAATTGAAattcacattctatatatatatatatatatatatatatatatatatatatatatatatatatatatatatatatgtatatatatatatatatatgtatatatatatatatatgtatatatatatatatatatgtatatatatatatatatatgtatatatatatgtatatatatacatatgtatatatacatatatatatatatatgtatatatatatgtataaaaagcTTTTTGCTTGAGTGTCATTTTCTTATTAAAttgatttaatttttaattataatttaatgtatatatatagatatagatttacattttttaattttttttatgtatagattataataaaatttccggtccggcccgcgcgatgcggcgggggctt
Proteins encoded in this region:
- the LOC139862592 gene encoding GDSL esterase/lipase At5g45960-like, whose translation is MILTSLKLTIFLLHLLFIVFISNAIPHTHHHVKKNQKHPKVPAIFIFGDSTSDPGNNNYILTPFKGNFKPYGRDYPTEKPTGRFTNGLLACDLIARYLGVKDNVPPYLDPTLTVHDLMTGVSFASAGSGFDPLTPTISNVIPLPRQLELFKEYKTRVIEEIGLRRTMEIVNNALYIVSAGTNDFVVNYFTLPIRRRKFSLPSYMEFVMNKQLEFLQGLWDEGGQKIAVAGLPPMGCLPIVITLFSQNAIYDRNCIDFFSSVARTYNAVLEARLNLMTFNHIQHGGRFIYLDTYTSLFDAIAGHKYGFKEVKRGCCGTGLLETTFLCNPKSTTCSDASKYVFWDSIHPTESMYRVFFEATKSIIDSTI